The Sagittula stellata E-37 sequence GGCGGGCCGGAAGCGCACGGTCGTCGTTGAGCAATTTCTCCAATAAACCATGGGCTAACGGAGCGATGACGAGATCCTCGGAAGCCTCCTGCCAGAGGCGTGCGATGAGGTTCACGTCAAGGCCGCCGCCGACCAGGGCATAGGCGTCCATGTCCAGCGGCAGGGGCGTTTTCCGGCGTTTGGCGGAGGGGAACGGCTGTTGAGGGGCAAAGCCGGAATAGAGCCGCTCCGTCTCGTACAGTTTCATCGCGCCGAAGAGGGTCGAAAGCGCCAGACCGGTGGAGCGTTGCACCGGCGTCAGCCCGTGGTCGCCGAAGGTCGTGATGGCGGAGACCAGCCAGCGGGCGTCCAGGTGCTCAAGCAGGTGGTCGGCGTGTTCGTCCCAGAGCCTGTGGAACAGGTAGGGCGCATGGTCGGGGAAGCTGCGCTTGCGCAGGTGCGCGACCAGTAATCCATGAAGTGAACAAAGCTCACTAAAGCCCTGAAGTTCCTTCCGGATCGCATGAGACTTGCGATGAAATCCAGACCGGAACGGCGGCGCGAAATCGGGATCTTCGTCGGGGTCCGTGACACGCGTGCGGGTCAGGCGGGCAAGGTCCGCGTCGGGGCCGGGCAGCGCTTCGCCGGGGGCGCAGTCGATGGGATCGCGGCGCGCTTCGTACTGGGTCAGAAGGGCGGGAATGCCACGGGTGGAGCGGTCTTTCATGAACACGAGGGTGGGCTATCCTTAAGGCCGGGGCAAGGTCGTTCGAAGGGTGTTGTAACCACGATTTCGGGCGGTTTCAGGGCCGTGTTGGGGCGCTTTTCCCGCGCGTGCCCCGCGCGTGCTTTGTGGCGGCGCGCGGTCGAAAGGGTTAACGTCCCGGCACATGGCCAGGGCTTCGTTAACCGGCGCTTCGGGCGGGCTGGCGTTTGACCTTCGGGCGCAGTATTGGAACGCGTATGGCACTGACATCCTTCGACCTGAACGCCCGGGACGGGCGCGCGCGGACCGGCGTGATCCGCACCCCGCGCGGCGAGATCCGCACACCCGCTTTCATGCCCGTGGGCACGGCCGCGACGGTGAAGGGCATGATGCCCGAAAGCGTGCGGGAGACCGGCGCGGACATCTTGCTGGGCAACACCTACCACCTTATGTTGCGGCCCGGTGCCGAACGTGTCGCAAGACTTGGGGGGCTGCATCGCTTCATGAATTGGGAGCGGCCGATCCTCACGGACTCGGGCGGGTTCCAGGTGATGAGCCTGTCCGACCTGCGCAAGCTGACCGAAGAGGGGGTGACCTTCCGCAGCCATGTGGACGGGTCCAAGCACATGCTGTCGCCGGAAACCTCCATGGAAATCCAAAGGCTTCTGGGCTCGGACATCGTTATGGCCTTCGACGAGTGCCCGGCGTTGCCCGCCGACCGCGCCCGGCTGGAGGAGTCGATGCGGCTGTCGATGCGGTGGGCGGCCCGGTCGCGGGAGGCCTTTGGCGACCGGCCGGGGCATATGCTGTTCGGCATCCAGCAGGGCGGGCTTGAGCGCGACCTGCGCGAAGAATCGGCGCAAGCTTTGGTTAACATCGGTTTCGACGGCTACGCGATCGGCGGTCTGGCCGTGGGCGAAGGGCAGGAGGCGATGTTCGGCTGTCTGGATTTCGCGCCCGGAATGCTGCCCGAGGACAAGCCGCGCTACCTGATGGGGGTCGGTAAACCGGCAGATATTGTGGGTGCAGTGGCGCGCGGCATCGACATGATGGATTGCGTGCTGCCGTCGCGGTCCGGTCGTACTGGACAGGCGTGGACACGGCGGGGTCAGGTGAACCTGCGCAATGCGCGCCACGCCGACGACCCGAGACCGCTGGACGAGGGCTGTACCTGTCCCTGCTGCCAGAACTATTCGCGGGCCTACCTGCACCACGTCGTCCGGGCGAAAGAGATGATCGCCGGAATGCTGCTAACCTGGCACAATCTGCATTACTATCAGGAGCTTATGGCCGGAATGCGGGCGGCGATCGCGGAGGCGCGCTTTGCGGCGTTCGAAGAGGCGTTCCACGCGGGCGAGGCGCTCGGGGATATCGAGCGGCTTTAATCTCGGGTTGAGGTTTCCTTAGTGCAGGATACGGGGCGGTGATTTCGGTGCCTCAGCGCGCCGTGACGCCCGGATACGCGCATTCTGTGCACGGCATGGTGCCAGATCTTGGGGTCGTCCCTCAGGCGGACACCACGGGTTTACGGGCTTTCCCGCGCATTTACCCGATATTACCGGTGAAACGGCCGTTTCAGGTGGGCGAACCGGCCGGTTGGTAACCTTTTCGGGCAGGGACCGGTTTGCGCGCCGGTCACGTCCCAAGCATCGCGGGCAAATCCCGGCGCAGACGCTCCGTCCCGCCCGGTTGCCAGCGGAGATCCGTCAGGCGGTCGCACACAAGCGGGCTGACCGGATCGGCGCTGCGCGGCGGCAGGGGATGCGGGCATCCGGTCAGACGCCGAACCTCTGCCAGCAGGTCGTGCCGGTCGAGCAGGAGGTCGGAGACGTGGACCGCGCCGCCGGTCGTTTCCGTGCGCAGAAGGCGGACGGCTGAGGCGAGATCGGCGCCGTGTACTTCCGTCCCGCGCCGAGGCGCGATGGGCTTTCCAGCGAGGTAGTCGGCGAAGAGGCCCTGCCACTTGTGATCCGGGCCGGGGCCGTAGATGCCGGTGGCCCGCAGGCTGAGGCCGGTCAGGGGGAGGGTGGCGAGGTGCTCCTCGGCCCTGAGCTTGACTTGCCCGTAGAGGGAGCTGGGTTCGGGCGCGCGGGTTTCCGGCAAGTGTGTGCCCGGCGGCATCCCGTCGAAGACCGCGCGGGACGACAGGAAGAGGACGCGCCGGACGCCCGCCTGCGCGGCGGCGTCGAACAGGCGCCGGGTGCCGTCGAGGTTCGCGGTCAGGAAGCCCTGCGGATCGTCGCCTTCGCCGCCCCGGTACTTGCCCGGAACGTGGGAAAAGGCGGCGTGGATCAATGTGGTGACGCCCCGGAGGTCGGGCGCCGGGCCGGTCAGGTCGTAGGGGCGGTGCGGCAGCGCGCCCGCCGTGCGGCCCAGCGTCAGGTCGGCCAGCGGCACGAGCCAGCGCCCGACCAGCCCCGTGGCGCCGGTCAGCGCGATCATGCCGGGTCCTTCAGGGCGTCGAGGTCCGGACGTTCGCCGCACGCAT is a genomic window containing:
- a CDS encoding NAD-dependent epimerase/dehydratase family protein gives rise to the protein MIALTGATGLVGRWLVPLADLTLGRTAGALPHRPYDLTGPAPDLRGVTTLIHAAFSHVPGKYRGGEGDDPQGFLTANLDGTRRLFDAAAQAGVRRVLFLSSRAVFDGMPPGTHLPETRAPEPSSLYGQVKLRAEEHLATLPLTGLSLRATGIYGPGPDHKWQGLFADYLAGKPIAPRRGTEVHGADLASAVRLLRTETTGGAVHVSDLLLDRHDLLAEVRRLTGCPHPLPPRSADPVSPLVCDRLTDLRWQPGGTERLRRDLPAMLGT
- the tgt gene encoding tRNA guanosine(34) transglycosylase Tgt codes for the protein MALTSFDLNARDGRARTGVIRTPRGEIRTPAFMPVGTAATVKGMMPESVRETGADILLGNTYHLMLRPGAERVARLGGLHRFMNWERPILTDSGGFQVMSLSDLRKLTEEGVTFRSHVDGSKHMLSPETSMEIQRLLGSDIVMAFDECPALPADRARLEESMRLSMRWAARSREAFGDRPGHMLFGIQQGGLERDLREESAQALVNIGFDGYAIGGLAVGEGQEAMFGCLDFAPGMLPEDKPRYLMGVGKPADIVGAVARGIDMMDCVLPSRSGRTGQAWTRRGQVNLRNARHADDPRPLDEGCTCPCCQNYSRAYLHHVVRAKEMIAGMLLTWHNLHYYQELMAGMRAAIAEARFAAFEEAFHAGEALGDIERL